A window of the Bombina bombina isolate aBomBom1 chromosome 3, aBomBom1.pri, whole genome shotgun sequence genome harbors these coding sequences:
- the LOC128653137 gene encoding adapter molecule crk, whose product MAGNFDSEDRASWYWGKQNRQEAVNLLQGQRHGVFLVRDSTTIPGDYVLSVSENSKVSHYIINSVSNNRQSGPGW is encoded by the coding sequence ATGGCTGGCAATTTCGACTCAGAGGACCGAGCGAGCTGGTATTGGGGAAAACAAAACCGACAAGAGGCGGTGAACTTGCTGCAGGGCCAGCGGCACGGTGTGTTTCTGGTCAGGGACTCCACCACTATCCCCGGGGACTACGTGCTGTCTGTGTCAGAGAACTCTAAAGTTTCTCACTACATCATCAATAGTGTCAGTAACAACCGACAGAGTGGGCCAG